In one window of Paracholeplasma morum DNA:
- a CDS encoding tetratricopeptide repeat protein, with protein MDMETLYYEALGYLNLNVKEKDVYKANQLLEKLAADGYADAFYHLGRAYAIGEGYTMDVVKAKELYESGMSLGSLKCFYGYALLHTTGHGVLKDERTAKDYFEAGYLGLLDEANQNDPVSLYIMGSYYYHGFYVKKYVATAIEYLEKSAKIGFSEAQFLLGSIYEALKSDVGRIDVIFDNYSKAAIQGHAYAQYALALLYIDGEVVDKNYFEAKKWLELSALQHHYLALHTLGLFHYEGEFGKKDFDKAFVYLKESADLGYASSQYYVGLMNKNGDGVEKNPDEAVVYLTLAANQGDMNAQYHLGVTYFKFKGMTHYDKAFFWLNKAAEQKHPYAQYNLGVMYQNGDFVNQDYQKASVLYRQAAEKDVLGALYNLGILYVRGLGVEKSEKTAMHYWKKAADLGHEPSKTYLEATIKFLKRKE; from the coding sequence ATGGATATGGAAACATTATATTATGAAGCTTTAGGTTATTTGAACCTAAACGTGAAAGAAAAAGATGTATATAAAGCCAATCAGTTATTAGAAAAGTTGGCTGCTGATGGCTATGCAGACGCGTTCTATCATTTGGGTAGAGCCTATGCAATTGGTGAAGGTTATACAATGGATGTAGTAAAAGCTAAAGAATTATATGAGTCGGGAATGTCATTAGGAAGTTTAAAATGCTTCTATGGCTATGCTTTATTACATACAACCGGACATGGGGTACTAAAAGACGAACGTACAGCGAAAGACTATTTTGAAGCTGGCTATTTAGGGTTATTAGATGAAGCTAATCAAAATGATCCTGTTTCTTTATACATTATGGGCAGTTATTATTATCATGGATTTTATGTCAAAAAATATGTAGCAACTGCTATTGAATACCTAGAAAAATCTGCAAAAATAGGTTTTTCAGAAGCTCAGTTTCTTCTAGGATCTATTTATGAAGCCTTAAAATCTGATGTTGGAAGAATTGACGTCATATTTGATAATTATTCAAAGGCAGCCATTCAAGGTCATGCGTATGCGCAATATGCATTAGCATTATTATACATTGATGGTGAAGTGGTTGATAAAAATTATTTTGAGGCGAAGAAATGGCTAGAATTATCCGCCCTACAACACCATTATTTAGCGCTTCATACACTAGGGTTATTTCATTATGAGGGCGAGTTTGGTAAGAAAGATTTTGATAAAGCTTTTGTGTACTTAAAAGAAAGTGCTGATTTAGGCTATGCATCTAGTCAATACTATGTAGGATTAATGAATAAAAATGGCGATGGTGTTGAAAAGAATCCGGATGAAGCAGTTGTTTATTTAACGCTTGCTGCTAACCAAGGAGATATGAATGCACAGTATCACCTAGGCGTTACTTACTTTAAGTTTAAAGGGATGACGCATTACGATAAAGCATTCTTTTGGCTTAATAAAGCTGCTGAACAGAAACATCCTTATGCACAATATAATCTTGGTGTAATGTATCAAAATGGGGATTTTGTTAATCAAGACTATCAAAAAGCCTCGGTTTTATATCGTCAAGCTGCAGAAAAAGATGTGCTTGGGGCATTATATAACCTAGGCATATTATACGTTCGTGGACTTGGTGTTGAGAAGAGTGAAAAAACAGCTATGCACTATTGGAAAAAAGCTGCAGATCTTGGACATGAACCATCGAAAACTTACTTAGAAGCTACCATTAAATTTTTAAAACGTAAGGAGTAG
- a CDS encoding SGNH/GDSL hydrolase family protein — MNNLYYHNVSNITQTKEGYVLEKFNPTAYAGLSEKGKGNIHSFHGSEIRFVASNPVTIHLKSFSTSEIMVYYGDFQGELYTINQELSLVITPKFSDSDIKKLLPFHRFHPSVIRILFKESLIVESIIGDHYVPSRLLMPEKRYLAYGTSITQGRSSYLPDLNYPMIIGEKLGYDVFNMGMSGSCYIEKSLVDEMLKTKYDLITLELSVNMIGDGFHVDTFKERLSYLLEQIRITQPNAVVVCMSVLDNWRMYGLDQNRGNKDDVILYRNAFKEIVKGYPNYRYIDGSGVLSKHHLSFDLIHPGHYGMIEIANHIVKEIEKML; from the coding sequence ATGAATAATTTATACTATCATAATGTATCAAACATAACTCAAACTAAAGAGGGGTATGTCCTAGAAAAATTTAATCCAACTGCATATGCTGGTTTATCAGAAAAAGGTAAAGGCAACATTCATAGTTTTCATGGTTCAGAGATTCGGTTTGTAGCTTCAAATCCAGTAACGATTCATTTAAAATCATTTTCTACCTCAGAAATCATGGTTTATTATGGGGATTTTCAAGGTGAACTCTATACGATTAATCAAGAGTTATCACTGGTGATTACACCTAAGTTTAGCGACTCTGACATAAAGAAACTTTTACCATTCCATCGATTTCATCCAAGTGTCATTAGAATTCTATTTAAAGAATCGCTAATTGTTGAATCAATCATTGGGGATCATTATGTACCAAGTCGCTTATTAATGCCAGAAAAACGCTATTTGGCTTATGGTACAAGCATTACACAAGGTAGAAGCAGCTATTTACCAGACTTGAATTATCCGATGATAATTGGCGAAAAGTTGGGATATGATGTTTTTAACATGGGTATGAGCGGATCTTGTTACATTGAAAAATCCCTCGTGGATGAAATGCTAAAAACTAAGTATGACTTGATTACACTTGAACTTTCGGTCAACATGATTGGGGATGGGTTTCATGTCGATACATTTAAAGAACGTCTTTCATATTTACTAGAGCAAATTCGAATTACTCAACCTAATGCTGTTGTGGTTTGTATGTCTGTACTAGATAATTGGAGAATGTATGGGCTTGATCAAAATAGAGGCAACAAAGACGATGTTATTCTCTATAGAAACGCATTTAAAGAAATTGTTAAGGGGTATCCTAACTATCGTTACATTGATGGAAGTGGCGTATTAAGCAAGCATCACTTATCGTTCGATTTAATTCATCCAGGCCATTATGGAATGATCGAAATAGCAAACCACATCGTTAAAGAAATTGAAAAGATGCTATAA
- a CDS encoding glycerophosphodiester phosphodiesterase, with product MLKKIIVISNMPDSDIKKLDSFDEESILNGLNAIEINSIKDAKKLGRLLYKHQLFDIFVFSRSKTLLKIVYRIYPYARLVYEPNTFNSLPDLSKQALSNHAHTVCLKSQYVSSQMVRRLKLYGMTVFVRVEKSLDLYQAALSGVDGVIGNGITKKDLDIKGDFAFTPFVIAHRGLHKDVQENSVASARKAVDVHSDVIELDFHMTKDNYIVVNHDESLGRTYQKDYVIKKDNLKSLQSIKMTYQGVPTDEVLPTLSYFHSQIKDTGTQLLLESKTSSAKAMKRLRYVAREMDIPPLLMSFYPFALVNFKKYLKEYSRGFLIDLNSSQMSISDIIKISNKYNLTIHPYYNHKKNNLIEILRKRAIMVCPWGIQTDHDLKYMFLSGYYGINTDESDRFKDLIKYLNVHARQKYTIGEPLELEVTSNKGTRVSTHFEILFDNPTKLVIDNNVVIGASHEGLAHIYAVHFVKTPLVEYKLVSDLITVEVVRANHE from the coding sequence GTGTTAAAAAAGATTATTGTTATATCAAATATGCCGGATTCGGATATTAAAAAACTGGATTCTTTCGATGAAGAGTCAATCTTAAATGGATTGAATGCCATCGAAATTAATAGTATCAAAGATGCGAAGAAATTGGGAAGACTTCTATATAAACACCAACTATTCGATATCTTTGTTTTTTCACGTTCTAAGACATTATTAAAAATCGTATACAGAATTTATCCATATGCTAGACTTGTCTATGAACCTAACACATTCAACAGTCTACCAGACTTATCTAAACAAGCATTAAGTAACCATGCTCATACAGTATGTCTAAAGAGTCAATATGTATCCAGTCAAATGGTTAGAAGACTAAAACTATACGGAATGACAGTTTTTGTTCGTGTTGAAAAGAGTCTTGATTTATATCAAGCTGCTTTGTCAGGCGTTGATGGTGTCATTGGCAATGGCATCACTAAAAAAGACTTAGATATCAAAGGGGATTTTGCTTTTACGCCATTTGTTATTGCACATAGAGGATTACATAAAGATGTCCAAGAAAACAGTGTTGCTTCTGCAAGAAAAGCTGTTGATGTTCACTCGGATGTTATTGAACTAGATTTTCATATGACGAAAGATAATTATATCGTCGTAAACCATGATGAGTCCTTGGGAAGGACTTATCAGAAAGACTATGTAATCAAGAAGGATAACCTTAAGTCTCTACAATCTATTAAAATGACTTATCAAGGGGTTCCTACGGATGAAGTTCTGCCAACACTCAGTTATTTCCATAGTCAAATAAAGGATACTGGAACGCAGTTGCTATTAGAATCTAAAACATCAAGCGCAAAAGCGATGAAACGTCTTAGATATGTTGCACGAGAAATGGATATTCCACCACTTCTTATGAGCTTTTATCCATTTGCATTAGTAAATTTTAAGAAATACTTAAAAGAATATAGTCGTGGGTTCTTAATTGATTTGAATTCAAGTCAAATGAGCATTTCTGATATTATCAAGATTTCAAATAAGTATAATCTAACGATTCATCCGTACTATAATCATAAGAAAAATAATCTGATTGAAATTTTAAGAAAAAGAGCAATCATGGTTTGTCCTTGGGGAATACAGACAGACCACGATTTAAAATACATGTTTTTATCGGGCTATTACGGAATTAATACGGATGAGTCAGATAGATTTAAGGACTTAATCAAGTACTTAAATGTTCACGCTAGACAGAAGTATACGATTGGTGAACCACTCGAACTCGAAGTAACTAGCAATAAAGGGACACGTGTCAGTACTCATTTTGAGATTTTATTCGATAATCCTACAAAACTGGTAATTGATAACAATGTTGTTATTGGTGCTAGTCACGAAGGGTTAGCTCATATATATGCGGTTCATTTCGTTAAAACACCTCTAGTTGAGTATAAACTTGTCTCGGATTTGATCACAGTTGAAGTGGTGAGGGCAAATCATGAATAA